The Nitrospira sp. genome includes the window CGGTCTATGAGCGACGTGGAGTATCACCGGCGAATCGACGTGTTGGCGATCGGCCTATTCGGTCTCGCGGTCGGGGCCTTGACGCTGGGCGTGGCCCAACTCGGCGGCATCCCCGATTCAAATAAAGTCGGCACGCTGGTTATCGCGTTGATCTTCGGCGGGATCGTGCAAATCCTGGCGGGCATTACCGATATTCGCTATCACGAGCAGCTCGGCGGCACCGCGCTCACCATGTACGGATTCTTCTGGCTCACCGTCTCCATTGCCAAGCTGGTCAGCGAAGGCACATCCTTCCACCTCGACATGGTGCTCTTTGCCCCGATTAACTTTGTCTATGCGGCCTTCTCCCTGGTGATGGTCTATCTCACCGCCTATCGCAATGCCACCCTCTGCATCCTCCATGTCATCATCACGATCACGTTTTCCTCCACCGTGCTGGCCAGGCTCGACATCATCGGCGAAACCATTCCCGGCCTGCTCCATATCGTCGTCGGCTTGATGGCCTTCTATCACGCGGTTGCGAGTTTGACGCAGGCCTTCACCGGCCATCAGCTCGTACCGTTAGGCCCGCCATTTCTGCATCAATCCAGGCTGAAGGCTAAATAGCTGATCGGGCAAGACGGTGGAAGGGCGGAAGGAGAGACGACGCCTCTCCTCATTCCCGTTGTCGCTGATAGTGGCGCGCCAGGATGACCCCACCCCAGGCGAAAGACACGAGCATCAAAAGAATTCCGATGTTGTAGGTAAGATGGGCCAAGCGGTGGTCCCACTGCAGCAAGCCCGTCATCGTCAGCAGATTATTCCAATCGTGGCTGTCGGTTTCTTTGCCGGTCACGCCGCCTAACAGCATCAGCTCCATGTCGCGGGCGTCGTTGATATAGGGCGCTACGTCCATAAGGCTTTCGGCCGTCCACCAGAGCGCGACCGAGGCGCCGAAGGGGTCGCGCGTCTTGATGAGGAAGGTGCCCAGACAGATCATCGGCATCAGCACTTGGCCAAGGCTTCCGCCGAGAATCATCATGAAGCGGCCGAACGGACTAAAGATCAGATGCCCGGCTTCGTGAAACGGCAGGTTGATCAGATGGAGAAACGATTCGCCGGTGTAGTTG containing:
- a CDS encoding acetate uptake transporter; the protein is MSDVEYHRRIDVLAIGLFGLAVGALTLGVAQLGGIPDSNKVGTLVIALIFGGIVQILAGITDIRYHEQLGGTALTMYGFFWLTVSIAKLVSEGTSFHLDMVLFAPINFVYAAFSLVMVYLTAYRNATLCILHVIITITFSSTVLARLDIIGETIPGLLHIVVGLMAFYHAVASLTQAFTGHQLVPLGPPFLHQSRLKAK